A segment of the Sulfurovum indicum genome:
AAAGTGCATTAACAGGTTTCTCATCCTGTCACCTGCCAAAGAGCGCAGTCCGTCTGTCATGATTATCATACCCAACAGAAAGATACCCAGCCCGCCGGTTACTTTAAGTATTATTACAAGAGACAGGCCATCCATGCTGTTTCCCTTCTCACCGACTGTTTAACTGTCAGTTTAGCTCTTTTTGTTCTTTTTGTTCTTTTTGGCTTCTTTTTCTTTCTTTTTATAGTCTTTGATATTTTTTTTTATCTCTTGCTTCAGCTCTTTTTTGAGCATACTCTCCATCTGTTTTTTGATCTGTTTTTTGATGTATTTTTTTGCTTTTCTTTTTGAAATCATGATCGATCCTTTTATATTAGAGGTGCCCTTAAGTTAAGACGGTATAACTATTCTATGATAGGGTAAATCGCCTTTAAAAGGAATGAAGTGTATATAAGAGGTTTATAAGGAAGAGCACGCTTTTTATCAATGTACTGAATAGAGGTTTCTAAAACAATATAAAACTATTGATACTCTAAAGATATTTTGGCAAGAAAGGGTTGTGACAAATATTTTTTGATGATCTCCTCATGGGCATACGGATCCACTCTTTTCCGGACAGGCAGTCAGGAAGATGGTCGACTGAATGGTTCCCGGTACAGGCGAGTCGGATGTTACAGTTTGCCTATATAGTCCGCAACGCTCTTGATCTCATTATCGTTGTATTTTTTGATAAACCGCTTTTTCACGCTTTTTGCAAGTGGATGCCCCTTCTTTTTACCGGAAGCATAGTCGTGTGTCAGAGCAATAAGCTTTTTGGCCGGCATACCATGTAAAGGGTGTGAGACTCCCAAGGCTTTTTTTTCGCCTTTGCTGCCATGACATGCAGCACACTCTTTTTTGTAAATACTTTTTCCTGAGCCTGCTGTCAGCAATGTTGCAGTCACAAGAGGTATAATAATGATCCATTTTTTCATTTGCGAACTCCTCTCTAAGCCTTTTTTAAATCATAACACATTCTATACCTGATATTCATAAAATTGACTATTTGTGAGATTGCTTTGGAAATATAAGTGTAAAAGTACTTCCTTTTGAGAAAACGGAGTCAACTTCTATTTTGATGCCATACTCTCTGCATATCTGACTCACAATATCAAGCCCCAGACCAAATCCTCCGGTTTGTGTCGAGGTCGACTCAAAACGCTTGAAGATCTTTTTCTTTTCATCTTCTTTAATACCTATGCCGTTATCCTGGATACTAAGCTGTTCCGAGCACAGGTCGATACGTATGTATCCTCCTTGTCTTGAAAACTTGATGGCGTTGGAGAGAAGATTATCAATCAGAAGAACTACCTTTCTTCTATCCATAAGGATCTCTTTTGGTATCATATGACACTCAATCTCTATTTTTTTGAACTGTATCATGGTTTCCATATAGCGGATACGTTCCTCAATGATATCTTTCAGGTTTATTTTCGTGTCTTCATAATTGATATGTGTGTGAAATGAGATAAAGGTGAGATCGTTGTAGAGCTGGGAGAGGGTTTTTGTAGCGATCTCGATACGGTCGAGTGCACGCAGTTGTTTTGGTGAAAGATTCTCTTTGGGCATATGTTCCTGGCTCATTAAAATGGTACTGATGGGTGTATTCATTTCATGTGCTGTATCTTTGATGAACTGTTTGAGAGTCTGTATGGCCTGGCGTAGAGGATAGAGCATGATCTTGGAGAGTAGAAGTGCAATAAATAACAGGAAAACAAAACCAAAAAGGGCAACGATCCATATCTGTTCCAGTATTTGGTCAAGTTTCTCTATGGGTAACGTTTTTTTGATAACGATATATTTCACATTAAGATACTCTTTGATGATACTCTCTACAAGATAATAGTCCAGTCCTTTATGGTAGAAAAGCTGTGAAAAATCGATTTTGTCATCGAAGGTTGAAGCAATTAATGCCTTATTCTTGTCATAAAGGGCAATACCGTACCCCTCTTCATAAAAAGTAAACTCTTCACTTTCAAGATTATGGTAATACTCCAGTTTACTGTTGATGTCTCGTGCTTTATAGCGCATCTGCATATGTAAATTTTCGACCAGTTTATATTTCTCGGAGTGGTAGTAGAGGTATCCTATCACACTTCCAAGGGCTCCGATCGAGCCCAGATAGATCACCATAAAAAAGATGAGGGTTTTTGTACTTGCTTTCATTCTCAGGAGACTTTGGGTATGAACCGGTATCCGGTACCTCTTATATTTTGTATCATATCGGTACTGAGATATTTTCGTAAGTTCTTGATATGTGCTCTAAGTGCATCAGACGAGCCGCTTTCATGGTACTCCCACATTGTCCGGTAAAGATCTTCGAACGTTACGATCTTGTTGGGATGCCGAAGAAAGTACTTTAGTGCCTTTAACTCTTTGGGAGGGAGGGAGATCTTTTCCTCTCCACGGATGAGCAGTTCATTCTCTATGTCAAAAAAAAGCTCTTTGTCTATCTGGATACGCGATGAACGTTGTTGTGCAAATGAGCGTTTTTGAATGTTTCTGATACGCAGTAGAAGTTCTGTCAGTTCAAACGGTTTTTTCATATAGTCGTCTGCACCGCTTTCAAAGCCCTTTTTGACATCTTCGATATCATTAAGAGAGGTAATATAGATTGCGGGTGTCTTGTCACCGTTCTTGCGCATCATCTGTAAAAGTTCAAATCCTTTGAGAATCGGTACATTGACATCAAGGATATAGAGGTCATAATGTTTTTCATAGCTCAGTGAAAGTGCCTCTTCTCCGTCATAGACAAGATCCACATCAAAGTCATTGTCTTGAAGATATTCGGATATGATATCAGCTAATCCGATGTCATCTTCCAGTAGCAAAATATTCATAGGTACTCCTGTATGAAACTATGTTAAACAGATCGTATTTTGACGATTTTTCTATTATAACATACCAGGTATAGAAAACAGTACTTCACTCTTTTTTCATACTTTTGTACTATAATTTAAAAACAGATTTAGAAAGGTAGTGCGCTATGAAATATAAATGTATACTGGTTTCCCTTTGTATATTCGGCACTACCTCTCTTTATGCACACGAGAGTGGATTGGGAGATGTACTTCGGGAACTGGGGAAAGAAAAAATACCTGCTGAATTTTCGGAAAAGAAAAGTGTATCTAAAAAAAAGAGACGTTTTGTTTTTAGAGACGACTATGAGGCCAATGGTATAGGAGAGAAAGACAAAAACAGATCAGAAAGTTATAATTATACCAATAGATCTAGGTTTAAATTTAAATTCAAGGACGGTTCTTCACACAACAACTTCTCAGGGGGCTATCGAGGAAGCGGTGGCGGAAGAGGCAGAAGATGATTTTCCCCTTCTCTTCATAGATACTTCACACTCTTTTCATATACTTCTACTGCAGCAAACAGCAATCATACTAAAAAAAGGATCAAGCATGAAAAAAATAGTTTTGGCGGCAGGAGCCGTGGCACTTTTTTCCGTTACCACTCTGAGTGCAGATGAAAACAGATATCAGACAAGAGTTCAGC
Coding sequences within it:
- a CDS encoding c-type cytochrome, with the protein product MKKWIIIIPLVTATLLTAGSGKSIYKKECAACHGSKGEKKALGVSHPLHGMPAKKLIALTHDYASGKKKGHPLAKSVKKRFIKKYNDNEIKSVADYIGKL
- a CDS encoding response regulator transcription factor, with the translated sequence MNILLLEDDIGLADIISEYLQDNDFDVDLVYDGEEALSLSYEKHYDLYILDVNVPILKGFELLQMMRKNGDKTPAIYITSLNDIEDVKKGFESGADDYMKKPFELTELLLRIRNIQKRSFAQQRSSRIQIDKELFFDIENELLIRGEEKISLPPKELKALKYFLRHPNKIVTFEDLYRTMWEYHESGSSDALRAHIKNLRKYLSTDMIQNIRGTGYRFIPKVS
- a CDS encoding sensor histidine kinase produces the protein MKASTKTLIFFMVIYLGSIGALGSVIGYLYYHSEKYKLVENLHMQMRYKARDINSKLEYYHNLESEEFTFYEEGYGIALYDKNKALIASTFDDKIDFSQLFYHKGLDYYLVESIIKEYLNVKYIVIKKTLPIEKLDQILEQIWIVALFGFVFLLFIALLLSKIMLYPLRQAIQTLKQFIKDTAHEMNTPISTILMSQEHMPKENLSPKQLRALDRIEIATKTLSQLYNDLTFISFHTHINYEDTKINLKDIIEERIRYMETMIQFKKIEIECHMIPKEILMDRRKVVLLIDNLLSNAIKFSRQGGYIRIDLCSEQLSIQDNGIGIKEDEKKKIFKRFESTSTQTGGFGLGLDIVSQICREYGIKIEVDSVFSKGSTFTLIFPKQSHK